Genomic window (Thermanaeromonas sp. C210):
GTGAGGAAGTCGAGAAGCTGCTCCAGATCAGGGAAAAGCTCGGTGTTAGCGGGCGCCATCCCGGCTGTTCGGGGTGTGGTGCCTGTGCTGTAGCTTCCGCGGGGCAGGACCGGCAATTGGAGGTTAAAGACTCCGAACTCCAGGAGATTATCGCGGCGGTTACCCGCCGGGTCCTGGCCTCTTTGGGAGAAGGACAAAAGTAAAGGACAAAAGTAGAGGAAGGGTAAGGTAGTCGGCAAAAATGCGGAATCAGGCACTCGGTATCATAGAGGTTCGCGGCCTGGCGGCTGCGGTGGCCGCTGCCGATACCGCTGCGAAGACGGCGGCCGTAACCATCCTCGGGTACGAACCCACCAAGGGCAGCGGGCTGGTGGTTCTAACAATCAGCGGCGAGGTCAGCGCCGTGGAGACGGCCCTTGAAGCTGCCAGGGAGCAGGCCGCCAAGGTCAGCACCGTTTTTGCCAGTCGGATCATTGCCAAGCCGCATGACGATTTGGGACGGTATTGCGGCCTTTAGGCCGAATACGGCCTATTACACCCAAGGGAATAATGAAGAGGCTCAAGGAGGAAACCCGTCTATGAGCGCTTTAGGCCTTATCGAAACTAAGGGTTTGGTGGCGGCCATAGAGGCGGCCGATGCTATGCTTAAGGCCGCCGGTGTGGAGCTGGTGGGCATGGAAAAGATCGGTTCGGGCCTGGTCACCGTTATGGTGTCCGGTGAGGTGGGTGCGGTCAAGGCTGCCACCGAGGCTGGCGGCGCAGCTGCCGCGCGGCTGGGGGAAGTCATCGCCGTCCACGTCATCCCGCGTCCCCACAGCGACGTGGCGCGCATACTGCCCGGGGAAAAGTCCCCTTCGGCCAAGGGGGTAGATTAGGGTGGGGGGCGGAGCTTTAGGGCTCATCGAGACTAAGGGTTTGGTTGCGGCTATAGGGGCGGCGGATGCCATGCTGAAGGCCGCTGGTGTGGAGTTGATAGGCATGGAAAAGATAGGGTCCGGCCTCGTCACCGTGATGATCAGCGGTGACGTGGGCGCCGTTAAGGCCGCCACGGAGGCCGGGGCCGCCGCTGCCGGTAAACTCGGCGAGATAGTAGCCGTGCACGTGATCCCGCGTCCCCATAACGACCTGCAAAAGATTTTACCGGCTTAAAGCGGTGAAGGGAAATGGTCGACGAAAGAACCATAGCCACCATTGTAGCCGAAGTCTTAAAAAACCTCCAGCAAGGGACCTACAGTGAACCGCCCGAAGCTGCGGGAGCGGCAGCGGGCGGTCCGCCGGCGCCGGCAGGAGGCCGGTCTCCAACCATTCGCTCTTCCGGGGATCAGGGCGTATACAGCGATCTCAATGCAGCCATCCGCGCGGCCAAGGAGGCCCAGGGAGAACTGGTCAGGTTGGGCCTGGAGGCCAGGGGGAAAATTGTGGAGGCCATCCGCCGGGCGGCCATTGACAACGTGGCAACCATAGCCCAGCTGGCCCATGAAGAAACCGGATACGGCCGCGTAGAAGACAAAATCCGGAAGAAGCTTTACGCAGCGCGGCTGACCCCTGGCATTGAAGACTTAAAGACTGAAGCCATCAGCGGTGACAACGGCCTTATCCTTATTGAAAGGGCGCCCTTTGGTCTCATCGCCTCCATCGAACCGGCCACCCACCCCGGCTCCTGCGTCATCAACCACGCCATAAGCATGGTCGCCGCCGGGAACAGCATAATCTTTCTCCCCCATCCCAAGGGCTTAAGGACCACCCAGTACCTGGTGCGCCTCTTCAATACGGCCATCCAGGAAGCCAGCGGGCCTAAGGATTTATTAGTGGTTGGCGACAGCGTAAGCCTGGAGAACCTGGATCTTGTCTTGAGCCACCCCGACGTGGACTTGGTCGTGGCCACCGGCGGTCCGGAGGTAGTCGGTCGTGCCTTACGGAGCGGCAAGAAGGCCATTGCCGCGGGCCCCGGCAATCCGCCGGTGGTAGTGGACGAAACCGTCGACGACCTGGACTACGCCGCCAGATGCATCGTCGAAGGCGCGGCCTTTGATAACACGGTTCTCTGCATAGCGGAGAAAGTGATCATCGCCGTCGAAGCAATAGCCGATAAACTGCTCCTCCACCTGCAGAAGCACGGCGCCTATCTCGTGGAGGAGGAAGAGCAGAAAGAAAAACTTTTACGTACCATCCTGCCTGACGGCAGGCACTTTCACCCCGATCTCATCGGTCGGGACGCCACGGTTATTTTAAAGCGAGCCGGTATCAGCGCCCCGGAAAGCACCCGGATTGCCGTAATGGAATGCCCACCGGAGCACCCCCTGGTGCAGGAGGAACAGCTGTTGCCCGTCCTGCCCCTGGTGCGGGTTCCGGACTTTGATGCCGCCCTGGAACTGGCGGCCCAGGTCGAGCACGGCTTTAAGCATACGGCCATTATCCACAGCCGGGATGTCGGCCGGATCACCGCCTACGCCCGGAGGCTTCGTACCGACATCGTGGTGGTCAATGCGTCCTCGGCGGCCGGGTTAAACATCGGCGGTGAAGGGCATTTCAGCCACACCATTGCCAGCCCCACCGGGGAAGGGATATGTACGCCCCGTACCTACACCCGGGAACAGAGGACAGTCATTGCCGGGGCGCTGCGGACGGTAGACTAAGAAGGAGCAAATGGAGCGGAGTGAAGGCCGCCTTGAAGGAAGCAAGGGGTACTGACTTGGACTTTGTTATCAACCGAATAGCCGCCGCAGGGGTTGTCGGCGCTGGCGGAGGCGGTTTCCCTACGGCCTTTAAATTGAAGACCGGAAGACCCATCCGGACCGTGATAATCAACGGGGCCGAGTGCGAACCCCTGCTCAGGGTGGACCAGGCGCTCATGACCCGATATCCGGCGGAACTCCTGGCCGCGTTGGCAACCATTGTCGAGGCTAGCAGCGCCGAATGGGGTGTTGTAGCCCTTAAAGAGAAATACCGGGAAGCCCACATCGCCCTGGAGGAAGAGATAAAGAATTACCCGCGGTTAAAGCTCCATATCCTTCCGGATGTCTACCCCATGGGTGACGAACATTTACTGACCTATAGCGTCACCGGCCAAACCATCCCGCCGGGAGGGTTGCCGTTACAGGCGGGAGCAGTAGTTATAAACGTCGAAACCCTGTACAACATACACGAGGCCCTGAAGGGAATACCCGTAACCCACAAGTACGTTACCGTCACCGGCGCCGTTCGCCGGCCCGCCACCGTGAAAGTACCGGTGGGCACACCTGTAGAGAATCTCCTGGAGCTGGCCGGCGGCCCTTCCGCCGACCGGTATCTAATTATGGACGGCGGGCCGTGTATGGGTAAGGTCACGAGCCCGAGCGCGCCGGTGTCCAAAACCACCAAAGGCATTATTGTACTTCCCCTAGATCACCCCCTGGCCGCAGTCTACCAGAGGGATCTCAATCGCGACTTAAAGTTCGCCCTCAGTGTATGCTGCCAGTGCCGCCAGTGTACGGACTTCTGCCCGCGCCACCTTCTGGGGCACCCCTTAGAACCCCACCGGATCATACGCGCCGTTACCTATGGCCTGGCCGATGTAACGCTGCCCCAGGCCCTGCTTTGTAGTGAATGCGGCCTCTGTGACCTCTATGCGTGCCCCTTTAACCTTTCCCCGCGGCAGGTGAACAGGAGAATCAAGGCTGAATTGCGGCAGAAGGGCTTCCGGCCTACCGGGTGGGGCGGGTCGGGGCCCTTGCCTTGGCGGGAAGGGCGGCAGGTACCCACCAGGCGCCTTATCGAGCGCTTGGGGTTACAGGAATACTCCGCCCGCCCGGCTACCCTCCGGGAAGGTGAAGTTACGGTTACCCGCGTGCGCCTGGCGCTAAAACAGGGAGCCGGCGCCGCCGCCCGTCCCCTGGTCGGGGTGGGAGACAGAGTGCAAAGGGGCGATCTCGTAGCCCGCACCGACGGTGGCACCCTGGGGGCCGACTTACACGCCAGCATAGGAGGCATAGTCAGGGCAGTAGAGGGTGAAATCGTGATTGAGGGAGGTGGTGACTGATGGGAGTCGCCATCGGCCTCATCGAAGTGAAAAGCATCGCCCGGGGTTTAATGGTCGCCGACGGTTGCCTTAAGGCGGCGCCGGTAGAAGTAAAGATACGTACCACGTGTCCCGGTAAAAGCCTCATTGTCATAAGCGGCGAAATCGGTGCCGTGGCCAGTGCCGTGGAGCATGGCGTGAAGATAGGCGGGGTAACGGTGGTCGACAGCTTAATCCTGGGTAACCTCCATCCGGATGTCCTTACCGCCCTGGCCGGGGCGGCGCCAGGCGTAGCCGCAGGTGCCCTGGGCGTCCTCGAGACCTTCAGCGTTACGGCGGCCATCAGGGCTGCAGATACGGCTGCTAAAGCTGCCGTGGTTCAACTGCTTGATATCCGTCCGGCCTTCGGCCTCGGAGGGAAAGGAGTGGTAATCATCGGCGGCGGCGTGGCTGCAGTTCAGGCGGCCGTAGAAGCAGCGTCCCGACCCTTAAAGGAGGAAGGAGAACTGGTAGATGCCGTCGTTATTCCCGGTCCCCACCCGGGGGTCTGGGAACAGCTGGTGTAAAGGACGATGGCTACCGGAAATAATCATTGCCCGGGAATAAAGTACAAAAATATGAACTCTGACCATCATAGAGCAGGGTGATCGCCAAATGTCCAATGCAGCCCTTGTGGAGTTGATAACCCGAGAAGTCCTGGCCGAACTTGAAGCCCGCCGGGGCAGAAACCTTGCCCGTACTGCCCCCGCCTCAATGGCTAAACGCGTTCCCGTTGCCGTATCCGCCCGCCACGTCCACCTGGCCCAGAGGGAAATTGATATTCTTTTCGGCCCCGGTTACCAGCTTACTAAGAGGAACGACCTTTATCAGCCGGGGGAATTTGCGGCCAACGAAGTGGTAACCTTGGTTGGGCCGAAGCTGCGCCCCTTGACCAACGTCAGGGTTCTGGGGCCGGTGCGCGACCGTACTCAGGTGGAGATCTCCCGTACCGATGCCATTTACCTGGGTATTGCGGCACCGGTGCGTCGTTCGGGAGACCTGGCCGGTTCCGCTCCCATTACCCTGGTGGGACCCAAGGGGTCGGTTACCCTCCCGGAAGGGGCCATTATCGCCAACCGCCACATCCACATGAGCCCCGTAGATGCCGCAAGGTGGGGACTGAAGGACAACGACGAAGTAACGGTACGCACCGTTGATGCAGAACGGCCTACCATCTTCGGGGGCGTCCAGGTGCGGGTTAGCCCTAAGTTCAGACTGGTAATGCACATCGACACCGACGATGCCAATGCCGCCGGGCTCCGGTGTAACGACGAAGTGGAAATAAGGTGAGAAAATGTTTATTGCCGAAGTAACCGGTACGGTAGTGGCCACCCGCAAACACGAAAGCCTGACCGGGACTAAGCTCCTGCTCATCCGGCCCCTGGATGGGGGTCGCCGGGGGCAGACTCTCGTGGCGGTGGACGCCGTGGGCGCTGGCAAGGGTGAAGTGGTCCTGGTGACTACGGGCAGCGGCGCCAGGCTAGGGCTGGGTGTCCCCCATGCCCCGGTGGACATGACCATAGTAGGTATTGTGGATAAGGTTGAGGGGGATGTCAAAGGCTTCCCACGGTAAAACCGGGTCCGCAAGAATCTCCCGGCAAGGCGGGTTATAGGCAATAAGAGGGGGAAAAGAATGCAAGTACTGGCCATAAACTGCGGTGGGTCTTCGGTAAAATACAAACTCTTTTCCATGCCGGAAGAGAGGGTGCTGGTTCAGGGCAGGGTTGAAGGAGTGGGGGGGCCGGAGACTATCCTTCATCACCTCGACCGCACGGCGGGGGAGGATGAACTGCATAAACCCTTACCTCGGGGCGATTATGGCCAAGCCCTGGAGGAAATCCTCAAGTTGCTGCGGCCTTACCCCATAGAGGCCGTAGGGCACCGGGTGGTTCACGGCGGCGCGAGCCTCCGGAGGCCGGCCCGGATTGATGATGAGGTTCTGGCAACTTTAAAAGCCTGCTGCCACCTCGCGCCGTTGCATAACCCGGCCAATATTGCCGGCATCGAGGCCGTAGCCAGGCTTCTCCCGGAAGTACCCCAGGTGGCCGTGTGCGACAATACCTTTCACCTTACTTTGCCTCCCCGGGCATACCTTTACGGGTTGCCCTATGAATTTTACGAGCGCTATGGGATTCGCCGTTACGGCTTTCACGGTATAACCTTCTCCTTCATGGTCCAGCGCGCCGCTTCTCTGCTGGGAAGGGATCTCAAAGAATTAAAAATCGTTTCCCTTATGCTCGGCAGCGGGACGACGGCCAACGCCTGCCTTGGCGGCGAATCCGTGGACGTCTCCACGGGCTTTACGCCGACGGAAGGGCTACTCCAGTCAACCCGCTGCGGCGATGTGGACCCCGGAGTCCTCGTTTATCTCCTGCGCCAGGAAGGCCTCGGACCCGAGGCCCTGGAGGAGGTAATCAATAAAAGGAGCGGCTGGCTGGGGATATCGGGCGTCAGCAATGATTACCGGGCGGTGGAGGAAGCCGCCCGCCGGGGGCACGAAAGGGCCCGGATAGCCCTCGACGTTTTGGCCTACCGGGCTAAGAAATATATCGGCGCCTATGCGGCAGCCATGGGCGGTATTGATGTCCTGATCTTTTCCGGTGGTGTGGGGGAGAGGAGCAGTAGCCTGCGCCGGGAGATATGCAGGGGGCTGGAATTTCTGGGTATTGAGCTGGATGCCGAACGGAATGAAAAGGGGAGCGGTGACCGCCTAATCTCCAGCCCGGAGTCCCGGGTGAAGGTCTTAGTGGTGCATACCGACGAAGAGGTGATGATCGCCCGGGAAACGGTAAAGGTCTTGACCGGGAAGGACGCCGGCGGAGCCCGGCAAGGGGGATAATACTTACTAAAAAGCCAAAGGAGCTGGACGGGGATGGGTTATCTTGCCTTTGACCTGGGGGCCGAAAGCGGAAGGGCCATAGTGGGCACTCTGCAGGACGGCCGCCTCACGTTGGAAGAAATTTATCGTTTTCCCAATGAACCTGTACGGGTGCCGGACGGCCTTCACTGGGATGTCTTACGCCTCTTTCATGAAATGAAGGAAGGCCTGCGCCGGGCGGCAGCCCGTTACGGAAGGAACTTAAAAGGCATGGCCGTCGACACTTGGGGAGTAGACTTCGCCCTCCTGGGAGAAAGGGATATCCTCTTGAGCAATCCCTACCACTACCGTGACCGCCGTACGGAAGGGGTAATGGAGGAGGCCTTTAAGCTTGTCCCCAAGGAAGAGATTTTCTCCCAGACGGGAATCCAGTTTTTGCCCTTCAACTCCCTTTATCAACTCCTGGCCTGGCGGCAGCAACAGCCTGCCCTGTTAAAACAGACCCGCACCATGTTGATGATCCCGGACCTTTTTAACTACTTTTTCACAGGGGTAAAAGCCGGGGAATTCACCAACGCCACCACTACCCAGATGTACAACCCCCGTACCGGCACCTGGGCTGTCGATTTGCTTACCAGGTTCGATTTGCCGGTGCATATGCTTCCGGACGTCAAGCCTGCGGGCACGGTCCTCGGACCCGTACTGCCGGGAGTGGCCAGGGAAACGGGGGCGGGGGAGATAACCGTTATTCTTCCCGGAAGTCACGATACCGCCAGCGCCGTAGCCGCCGTACCGGCAACAGGGCCGGACTACATGTACATCAGCTGCGGTACCTGGTCGCTGGTAGGGACGGAGGTAAGGGAACCGGTAATTAATGACCAGACCCTCAAACTTAACTTCACCAACGAGGGTGGCGTTGGGGGTACCTTCAGACTCCTGAAAAACGTAACCGGATTATGGATGGTGCAGGAATGCCGCCGTACCTGGGCCCGCATGGGGGAAAATTTCAGTTACGGGGAACTCGCGGCCATGGCCCGGGAGGCGCAACCCATTCCGGCCGTGGTGGATCCGGACCATCCTGCCTTCCTTAATCCGGAAAATATGCCGGAGGCCATTCAGGCTTACTGTCGGGAAACGGGCCAGCCGGTACCGGAAACCAAAGGAGAGATTGTTAGATGCGCCCTGGAGAGCCTGGCCCTGAAGTACCGCTGGGTACTGGAAAGGCTGGAGGGCATCCTGGGGAAGAGACTGGCGGTCGTTCACATGGTGGGCGGCGGTACACAAAACGAGCTCCTCTGCCGGTTTACCGCCGGCGCCACGGGACGGCCGGTGGTGGCCGGCCCGGTGGAGGCTACCGCCGTCGGTAACCTCCTGGTCCAGGCCATGGCCATGGGGGAAATCAGCAACCTGGATGAAGGCCGGGAAATCGTGCGCCGTTCCTTTGCCCTGAAGACCTATGAACCCGAAGACCAAGGGGAATGGGACGAAAAATACGCGAAATTTGTTGGGCTGGTGAGCTAAATGAGCCGTAATGCCGAGCATGATCACAGCTTGGTGATGGGTCTTGACTTCGGTACCGATTCGGTGCGGGCGCTGGTAGTCGATGCCGCCACGGGAGAGGAACTGGCCGGTGAAGTGGCCTATTACCGGCGGTGGTCCGCAGGGATGTACTGTGATCCGGCGGAGAACCGGTTCCGCCAGCACCCCCTTGACTATATTGAAGGTATGGAGGCCGCGGTCAGGGGGGCGCTGGCCAAACTTCCGCCCGGGGCGGCTGCAAGGGTGGTGGGTATCGGCGTGGACACTACCGGTTCCACCCCGGCTCCCGTCGACGTCCACGGGAGGCCCCTGGCCCTATTGCCTGAATTTAGCGAGAATCCCAATGCCATGTTCATCCTGTGGAAGGACCACACCGCCGTGGAGGAAGCCGGAGAGATCAACCATGCGGCCCGCCACTGGGGCGGTACGGATTTCACCAAGTATGTAGGAGGCGTCTATTCCTCGGAATGGTTCTGGGCCAAGATCCTCCACGTGTTGCGTCACGATGAGGATGTGCGGTCGGCGGCCTTTTCCTGGGTGGAACAGTGCGACTGGATCCCGGCCCTCTTGACCGGCACCGAAGATCCCAGGAGGATAAAGAGGAGCCGCTGCGCGGCCGGTCATAAGGCCATGTGGCACGAGGATTGGGGAGGGCTACCCCCCGAAGAATTCCTGGTCCATATCGACCCCCTCCTCCAGGGCCTCCCAGGCCGCCTCTACACGGCCACGTATACGGCGGATAAGCCGGCCGGAAGGCTAACTCCAGCCTGGGCGGAGCGCTTGGGCCTGCCCCCAGGCATTCCGGTAGCCGTCGGGGCCGTGGATGCCCATGTAGGCGCCGTAGGCGGCGGAATTACCCCCGGTGTCCTGGTGAAAATAATGGGCACCTCAACCTGCGATATAATGGTGGTCCCCAAGGAAAAGATAGGCACTAAATTAATCAGCGGCATCTGCGGCCAGGTAGACGGTTCGGTAATCCCGGGCCTTATCGGTCTTGAGGCGGGCCAGTCAGCTTACGGCGACGTCTATGCCTGGTTCAAGGAACTCCTTTCCTGGCCTCTAAAGGCCCTGCTGCCGGAAAGTTCCCTGGTGAACAGGGAAACGGGAGAAAAGCTGCGCAGGGAGCTCGAAGATGACCTCCTCCGGCGCCTTTCCGAAGAAGCGGCCTGGATTCCTGCCGGGTCCACGGGACTGCTGGCCCTGGACTGGCTCAACGGGCGCCGGACACCCTACGCGGATCAAACCCTCAAGGGGGCCGTTGTAGGCCTGACCCTGGGGAGCACCGCCCCCAAGGTCTTCCGGGCCCTGGTGGAGGCCACGGCCTTCGGCTCCAAGGCCATCAACGAGCATCTTATGAAAGAAGGACTGGAAATTAGAGAGGTCATCGCCCTGGGCGGCATCGCCAGGAAAAACGACTTTGTCATGCAGGTTCTGGCGGATGTCCTGGACATGCCCATCAAGGTAGCGGCCGCGGATCAGGCCTGTGCCCTGGGGGCCGCCATGTTCGGCGCCGTGGCCGCCGGGCTATATCCGAAGGTTGAGGAGGCCCAGAAAAAGATGGGTCGCGGCTTTAGCCAGGCATATACCCCCGACCCGGAAAAGGCCGCCACGTATCAAAACCTGTACAAGGATTATCTGAATTTGGGCAAGATGCTGGAGGCAGCCTGGTCCTCGGCCGGGGAGGCAACACCCCTGCGGTGACTTGCGGACCGCACCGCGTTATCCGGCCGTAAAGTCCCTGCGGAGCGCACCAAGGATTCAACTGCCGGCCCTCCTCAAACACAAAGTTAAAGGTGCGTTCCGTTTTATTATAAATAATTTAAAGTGTGGTCGAGGGCGGCGCCGGCGTAAGACCCGGTACAGTGGCACCTGCTCGTCCCATAGGGGGTCCTGCAGGTATTCGTCGCCCCTTGAAAGGCGAAATTCAGGGCTACAACCTTCCCATTAGGCCCCTGGTGGTAACGGTATTGTCTACTACGGTGGTGACTTTCCACCTTCCGGCATCCTTATTACTTCCCTTTTTTGCGTATTGCAACAACTGCCGGCCTTAGCTTCCGGCGTCGCAGGTACCTTGCCGAGGTTTTTTCGTCCTTCCCGGGAATCTTTTCGTTACGTCACGTCTTAAAATCCATCCCGACTTGGTTTTTAGCATAAAGCCATAAAGAACATAAGTTCATATTTTGATCCGGGCGGCTACATACCGGCTGCGGCGACGTGCGGCAGGGCATAACAGGCAGGAATTGAGGTAGGTGGCGGCGAAATTCTTAAGACAGCCAGGGGCTAATGCAAGGATTTGTAATAAAGATTGAAATCTTAATGCACCTGCGGGCCCTGAAGAAGACCCGAGGAGAGATTTCTCTCTACGATCCCATCGGGGTGGATAAAGAGGGAAACGAAATTTCCCTCATCGATGTCTTGGGTACCGACGAAGACATCGCGGAGGTGGTGGAGAGCCACCAGGAGAGGCAGTGGGTGCTGGAAAAGATCAAGTGCCTGAGCAAGAGGGAAAAAAAGGTGCTGGAGATGCGCTATGGGCTAATGCACGGCCTGCGCAAGACCCAGCGGGAGATAGCCCGCAAGATGGGGATTTCCCGTTCTTATGTTTCCCGTATCGAGAAGCCCGCTCTTTTATATACAGTTATCTCGACTTAGAAGGCTACTCTCTCTATATTAGGGTACACCGGCGGCCCGCGGTTTAGCGCTTACAAAAAGCCGCTCTGCCAGGCAGGGGAAATGGCGAAAGATGTTGAAGAAATTAAACAGGAGAGGTAAAAGTTAAGAGACACTTGCAGGGTTGGACTAATCTCTGTTATGCTAAAGGTAAAAATCTTTCACCTAATAAAATGCTACCCGGCCGGCAACAGGAGGGTAAGGAAAAGGTAAAGGCAACGGCATAAAAAATAAGAGAGTTGGGGGGAGAAGTTGGTGCTCAGTACATGGAGGAGCGGCAGTAAGACTTATAAAACCTCCCTGCCGCCCCTGGGAGGACGTCCTTTAAGGGCCTTCATCGGCTGGGGAGGTATTATCGTCAACGACACCGGTGTAGACCTCCTGGCCGCCCTTAAAGAGTATTACCAGGCGGTACAGAAGGAGTCCTGTGGGAGGTGTGTTCCTTGTCGGGTGGGTACCAAGCTCATCTTGGAGCTTCTGCGAAAGCTTTCGGATAGGGACGAGCCCTCCCTGCACCAGCAATTGAAGAGAATAGCCCTCCTGGTATATCACGGTTCCAAGTGTGAGCTGGGCCAGTCGGCCGCGAGGCCGGTTCTCGATTTCGTAGATCATTATGACCGTATGGTAGCTTATACCGGGGGTGGTCGAGAACCTCAAGAATATAAATCCATTGTTGCCGCCCCCTGCATGCAAAGGTGTCCGGCCCACTTGGACATACCTAGATATATGGAATGTACCCAGGAATCCCGGTTCCGGGAAGGGCTGGCCGTCATAAGGGAGAGCACTGCCCTGGCGGGCGTGCTGGGCAGAGTATGCGTGCATCCCTGCGAGGAACACTGCCGCCGGGGTTTGGTGGACGAGCCCTTGGCCATAAGGGGCATCAAGAGATTCCTCGCCGACTACGAACTCAAGGGCGGCCGCAGGCCCCGTGTAGACGGGAAGGTCGACAACGGGCGCCCACGGGTGGCGGTGATAGGTGCCGGGCCGGCCGGATTGAGCTGTGCCTATCAGCTGGCCCGGCGGGGATATAAGGTGACCGTTTTTGAAGCTTTGCCCGTGGCCGGGGGGATGCTCGCCGTAGGGATTCCCGCTTATCGACTGCCGCGGGACATCCTGCAGGGTGAAATCGAAGCCATCAAGGAGCTGGGCGTGGAGATCAAGTATAATACGCCTGTGGGTAAAGAGATAAGCTTTAAAGAGCTGTGGCAGGGCTATGAGGCCGTCTTTATTGCCACCGGCCTGCATGATAGCGCCAAAATGGGTGTGGAAGGCGAGACGGCAGGGTATGAAGGCTTCATACCCGGGGTGAAATACCTGCGAAATATTAACCTGGGCCTGCCCGTACCCCGGGGTAAAAGGATAGCCGTAGTCGGCGGCGGTAATGTCGCCATGGATTGTGCCCGCTCTTCCCTGCGCCTGGGGTTTGAAGAAGTATATCTCCTGTACCGCCGCTCCCGGGCCGAGATGCCGGCCAACGAGTGCGAGGTGAGGGACGCCGAGGCGGAAGGGGTAAAGTTCTATTTCCAGGCCAATCCCGTGAGAATAGTGGCGGAGGACGGCAAAGTGAAGGGAGTCGAGTGTGTAAGGATGGAGCTCGGCGAACCCGATGCCAGCGGGCGCCGGCGGCCGGTCCCCGTGCCCGGTTCGGAATTCTTCCTTCCCTGTGAAGTTGTAGTGCCGGCCATCGGACAGGTGGCCGACCTTTCCTTCCTCGACGGCACGGAAGGCATTGAATTGACCAAAGGGGGAACCATTGCCGTGGACCCGGTGACCCTGGCCACCAAGGTGCCGGGAGTTTTTGCCGGGGGAGATATAGTCCTGGGACCGAGGACGGTGGTAGAGGCCGTTGCCCAGGGGAACAGGGCGGCCCTTTCCATAGACCAGTACCTTACGTCCGGGAAGGTGGAGGCAGTCCCTCAGGACCTGCTGGATGCCTGGCTGAAGGAATTCGACGTGTTCGATAGCGAAGAAGAGGTAGGCTTGCCCTCCGGCTGGCCGCGTAAAGAGGAGAAGGCGGCGCCGGTGGAGGAGCGCCTCAAGGACTTTAGGGAAGTGGAGTTGGGGTTTAGTTTCGACAACGGAGTGGCCGAAACGGCCCGGTGTTTAAGGTGTTATCGCGTGGGACTTATGGTCTTTTGAAGGGAGGAGAAGTTAATGGTAACCCTGACCATAGATGGTCGGCGGGTTTCGGTGCCCGAAGGTACTACTATACTGGAGGCT
Coding sequences:
- a CDS encoding BMC domain-containing protein, which encodes MGVAIGLIEVKSIARGLMVADGCLKAAPVEVKIRTTCPGKSLIVISGEIGAVASAVEHGVKIGGVTVVDSLILGNLHPDVLTALAGAAPGVAAGALGVLETFSVTAAIRAADTAAKAAVVQLLDIRPAFGLGGKGVVIIGGGVAAVQAAVEAASRPLKEEGELVDAVVIPGPHPGVWEQLV
- a CDS encoding 4Fe-4S dicluster domain-containing protein, with protein sequence MKAALKEARGTDLDFVINRIAAAGVVGAGGGGFPTAFKLKTGRPIRTVIINGAECEPLLRVDQALMTRYPAELLAALATIVEASSAEWGVVALKEKYREAHIALEEEIKNYPRLKLHILPDVYPMGDEHLLTYSVTGQTIPPGGLPLQAGAVVINVETLYNIHEALKGIPVTHKYVTVTGAVRRPATVKVPVGTPVENLLELAGGPSADRYLIMDGGPCMGKVTSPSAPVSKTTKGIIVLPLDHPLAAVYQRDLNRDLKFALSVCCQCRQCTDFCPRHLLGHPLEPHRIIRAVTYGLADVTLPQALLCSECGLCDLYACPFNLSPRQVNRRIKAELRQKGFRPTGWGGSGPLPWREGRQVPTRRLIERLGLQEYSARPATLREGEVTVTRVRLALKQGAGAAARPLVGVGDRVQRGDLVARTDGGTLGADLHASIGGIVRAVEGEIVIEGGGD
- a CDS encoding BMC domain-containing protein, with translation MRNQALGIIEVRGLAAAVAAADTAAKTAAVTILGYEPTKGSGLVVLTISGEVSAVETALEAAREQAAKVSTVFASRIIAKPHDDLGRYCGL
- a CDS encoding EutN/CcmL family microcompartment protein, whose protein sequence is MFIAEVTGTVVATRKHESLTGTKLLLIRPLDGGRRGQTLVAVDAVGAGKGEVVLVTTGSGARLGLGVPHAPVDMTIVGIVDKVEGDVKGFPR
- a CDS encoding acetate/propionate family kinase, whose protein sequence is MQVLAINCGGSSVKYKLFSMPEERVLVQGRVEGVGGPETILHHLDRTAGEDELHKPLPRGDYGQALEEILKLLRPYPIEAVGHRVVHGGASLRRPARIDDEVLATLKACCHLAPLHNPANIAGIEAVARLLPEVPQVAVCDNTFHLTLPPRAYLYGLPYEFYERYGIRRYGFHGITFSFMVQRAASLLGRDLKELKIVSLMLGSGTTANACLGGESVDVSTGFTPTEGLLQSTRCGDVDPGVLVYLLRQEGLGPEALEEVINKRSGWLGISGVSNDYRAVEEAARRGHERARIALDVLAYRAKKYIGAYAAAMGGIDVLIFSGGVGERSSSLRREICRGLEFLGIELDAERNEKGSGDRLISSPESRVKVLVVHTDEEVMIARETVKVLTGKDAGGARQGG
- the pduL gene encoding phosphate propanoyltransferase translates to MSNAALVELITREVLAELEARRGRNLARTAPASMAKRVPVAVSARHVHLAQREIDILFGPGYQLTKRNDLYQPGEFAANEVVTLVGPKLRPLTNVRVLGPVRDRTQVEISRTDAIYLGIAAPVRRSGDLAGSAPITLVGPKGSVTLPEGAIIANRHIHMSPVDAARWGLKDNDEVTVRTVDAERPTIFGGVQVRVSPKFRLVMHIDTDDANAAGLRCNDEVEIR
- a CDS encoding BMC domain-containing protein, whose amino-acid sequence is MSALGLIETKGLVAAIEAADAMLKAAGVELVGMEKIGSGLVTVMVSGEVGAVKAATEAGGAAAARLGEVIAVHVIPRPHSDVARILPGEKSPSAKGVD
- a CDS encoding aldehyde dehydrogenase: MVDERTIATIVAEVLKNLQQGTYSEPPEAAGAAAGGPPAPAGGRSPTIRSSGDQGVYSDLNAAIRAAKEAQGELVRLGLEARGKIVEAIRRAAIDNVATIAQLAHEETGYGRVEDKIRKKLYAARLTPGIEDLKTEAISGDNGLILIERAPFGLIASIEPATHPGSCVINHAISMVAAGNSIIFLPHPKGLRTTQYLVRLFNTAIQEASGPKDLLVVGDSVSLENLDLVLSHPDVDLVVATGGPEVVGRALRSGKKAIAAGPGNPPVVVDETVDDLDYAARCIVEGAAFDNTVLCIAEKVIIAVEAIADKLLLHLQKHGAYLVEEEEQKEKLLRTILPDGRHFHPDLIGRDATVILKRAGISAPESTRIAVMECPPEHPLVQEEQLLPVLPLVRVPDFDAALELAAQVEHGFKHTAIIHSRDVGRITAYARRLRTDIVVVNASSAAGLNIGGEGHFSHTIASPTGEGICTPRTYTREQRTVIAGALRTVD
- a CDS encoding BMC domain-containing protein; this translates as MGGGALGLIETKGLVAAIGAADAMLKAAGVELIGMEKIGSGLVTVMISGDVGAVKAATEAGAAAAGKLGEIVAVHVIPRPHNDLQKILPA